AAACTTCCGCCAATCGAGTTCACTTTCTTCCAGCAGCTCGGCAAATGATTTCTGTTCCTCACGGCGGCGCTCTTCCTCGCGACGCCGCGCCTCTTCCGCCGCTAGACGCCGCTGTTCTTCCTCGGCAAGCGCCCGCTTTTTCGCGAGCAGTTTCGCTTCCGTCTCGGCACCGAGCCGGTCGGCAAGCGTCACTGCCTGCGTCTCTTGTTCTTTTTTCCGCGCAACCCGGTTCTTCATGATTTCCGCCCCCCTTTGCATAACGACCGTTCGTTTGTCAAACGATACAACTAAACGATAAGAAAAAGGAGAGATGTATGGATGGAGAAAAACCGCGCCCAAAAAGGGAAACCGTCCGCCGATACGGTGAAGCCGGTGATCGCAAAAGAAGAATTGGAAAAAGCAATCCACCCGACTAAGCGGCAAAACAGTCCGCAATAACATTGGAAAGCGCCGTTCGGCGCAAAACGCGGCTTCTAACTATGGAAAGGGGCGCCCCCGGCCGAAAATGGCTTAGGGGCGGCCCCTTTACAACACCTCGGTGATGTGCGGCATATGTTCGCCAAGCCAGGCGATCGCCTCCTCCAGCGTCGGAAACTCTTTCATTTCAAACGTCATTTCGTTTTGCAGCAGCCAGACGTCTTTCGCCTCATGATACGGGCCGGCGACCGACCAATGAAGCAAGCTGTACGGATCGTTTTCATGGGTGAACGACACCCATGTTTTTTGCTTCGCCGCCTTTGCGAGCTGCTCTAGCTTACCGTTCATGGCCAGATTTCACCTCAACAAACGGCATATGACCATTCAACGTTTGCCCTGGGCTTTTGAGCTGAAAAACGGTCGTTCCCGGCTTGACGTCAATCGTCATCGTTTCATCAAAAAAGATGAGACGCGACCGTTCCACGAGCACCGGCGCAAAATTCGTCTCGACGACGACATCATCTTCATCGGCTTTGTCGACAAGCC
Above is a window of Geobacillus thermoleovorans DNA encoding:
- a CDS encoding YqkE family protein produces the protein MKNRVARKKEQETQAVTLADRLGAETEAKLLAKKRALAEEEQRRLAAEEARRREEERRREEQKSFAELLEESELDWRKFK
- a CDS encoding YqkC family protein, coding for MNGKLEQLAKAAKQKTWVSFTHENDPYSLLHWSVAGPYHEAKDVWLLQNEMTFEMKEFPTLEEAIAWLGEHMPHITEVL
- a CDS encoding iron-sulfur cluster biosynthesis family protein, producing the protein MSLYITFTDAAKRALASIVAESGRQLKLMFDTDGCGCLVDGVPALWLVDKADEDDVVVETNFAPVLVERSRLIFFDETMTIDVKPGTTVFQLKSPGQTLNGHMPFVEVKSGHER